In Dyadobacter sp. NIV53, a single window of DNA contains:
- the moeB gene encoding HesA/MoeB/ThiF family protein, whose product MEPEERKRYSRQIILPELGLSGQEKLKAAKVLVIGAGGLGCPVLQYLTAGGVGTIGIVDDDIVTISNLHRQILYSAEDIGKGKAQTAREKLSLSNPFINFNIFPLRLDSENASAIIANYDLVIDGSDNFPTRYLANDTCVELDKSLVFGSILRFEGQLSVFNYKGGPTYRCLFPEAEEGDNCAEAGVIGILPGIIGTYMANEAIKIICGIGEPLSGKLMVINSLTNETNIFLFERSVNLNTPKIIHNPVVTQSKSSEEISFDDFEHLQQSDPDSLMLIDVREEYEYEEDFVGGINIPLPELAENITKMPADKTVIFYCRSGARSLMAVNLLKKTILKEKAIG is encoded by the coding sequence ATGGAACCAGAAGAACGCAAGCGATATAGCCGCCAGATTATTTTACCTGAGTTAGGACTTTCAGGACAGGAAAAACTGAAAGCTGCCAAAGTGCTGGTTATTGGTGCAGGTGGTTTGGGCTGTCCTGTGCTGCAATATCTTACTGCCGGCGGAGTGGGTACCATTGGCATCGTTGATGATGATATTGTAACAATTAGCAACCTGCACCGGCAGATTTTGTATTCTGCGGAAGATATTGGAAAAGGCAAAGCTCAAACTGCCAGAGAAAAATTATCGCTTTCTAATCCTTTTATAAATTTCAATATTTTTCCTCTCCGGCTGGACAGTGAAAATGCATCCGCTATCATTGCGAATTATGATTTGGTAATTGACGGTTCAGATAATTTCCCGACACGTTATCTTGCTAATGATACTTGTGTAGAATTGGATAAATCATTGGTTTTCGGCTCCATTCTTCGTTTTGAAGGTCAGCTTTCAGTATTTAATTATAAGGGCGGCCCAACTTACCGCTGTCTTTTTCCGGAAGCAGAAGAAGGTGATAATTGTGCCGAAGCGGGTGTGATCGGAATTCTCCCTGGCATTATTGGAACTTACATGGCCAATGAAGCAATTAAAATAATCTGTGGAATTGGAGAACCTCTTTCGGGTAAATTAATGGTGATCAATTCATTAACGAACGAAACCAATATTTTTCTCTTCGAAAGAAGTGTAAATTTAAACACTCCAAAAATCATTCATAACCCTGTTGTAACCCAAAGTAAAAGCTCAGAAGAAATTTCATTTGACGATTTCGAACACTTACAGCAATCTGATCCTGACAGTTTGATGCTGATTGATGTGAGGGAAGAATATGAATATGAAGAAGATTTTGTTGGCGGAATCAATATACCATTGCCGGAACTGGCAGAAAATATCACAAAAATGCCTGCCGACAAAACTGTTATCTTTTATTGCCGCAGCGGTGCCAGAAGTTTAATGGCAGTAAATCTTTTGAAAAAAACAATTTTGAAGGAAAAAGCTATTGGATGA
- a CDS encoding response regulator transcription factor, producing the protein MNLCIIDDHKLVAQGLMNQLLKEQDVKMVSVFYSAEEFLMEKFTDTQPDLVLVDYMMPGMNALDLITLSISKLPKTKFIVLTSLMEPELVKEVFSAGASGYVTKDVTIDELLEAILMALNGGRYISHSMKEKLVHNMFIDEPLSYKLSTRENEVLIQICQGATPKEIAAKMGLSLHTIHHFIRRTMRKMDVNRTIDLVVLAIKNGLYMP; encoded by the coding sequence ATGAACCTATGTATTATTGACGACCACAAGCTTGTGGCCCAGGGGCTGATGAACCAGCTGCTAAAAGAACAGGACGTCAAAATGGTTTCTGTATTCTACAGTGCTGAAGAATTCCTGATGGAAAAGTTTACGGATACACAGCCGGATTTGGTATTAGTAGATTACATGATGCCAGGTATGAATGCATTGGATTTGATCACATTAAGCATTTCAAAGCTGCCAAAAACAAAGTTTATAGTACTTACATCCCTTATGGAGCCTGAATTGGTGAAAGAAGTTTTTAGTGCCGGTGCTTCGGGGTACGTAACCAAAGATGTAACAATAGACGAACTGCTGGAAGCTATACTGATGGCTTTGAACGGTGGTCGCTATATCAGCCATTCCATGAAGGAAAAACTGGTACATAATATGTTCATTGATGAACCGCTGAGTTACAAACTTTCTACAAGAGAAAATGAAGTATTGATTCAAATTTGCCAGGGAGCTACGCCCAAGGAAATTGCTGCTAAAATGGGATTAAGCCTCCATACAATTCATCATTTTATACGAAGGACTATGCGCAAAATGGATGTAAACCGCACTATAGACCTGGTGGTACTGGCAATTAAAAATGGTTTATATATGCCGTGA
- a CDS encoding T9SS type A sorting domain-containing protein has protein sequence MKNHYTHGQNDESFLDHFNPLKTGHNRKLFSVFNLNLVGKQGLIIMLAMLFSTAGFSADRYIKFGSSGGGTTWTDAANQSNLSAFVNAGHNVYVAAGTYTVTNLLTGAGPFFISGGYPTNATGTDKTGYNPTANVTTFSPSGSARILGSRTGTSTTLTVYGVKFTGGVGSGGGGVLSLNTAGSGTSVIKFYDCTVIGNSSSGGTTPGGAFRVLSRVANTSDNILFSNCYFENNIANGTTNGGGAMGFQAETGTTLITDCKFVTNKALGSGSSGGGAIHASSGMNFTVTKSYFCENSTSTGTEGGAIKTTNMSPPSLISFSTFKNNSSNNGFALYTESTVLKSITTWNNFRNGTGAGTRIEVISNGDLTDSFLYYDQSQYSYVATSNTFDTQTNPANEPGPVGSCPTAITPVCVTPSQPTLGTVTQPTCLSTTGSFSITNYDAAVTYSVSPSTGVTVSGSGVVTAPAGSYTVTAADGACVSSASASVTVNAQPTTLAQPKLSPVTQPTCSVTAGSFTITNYDASYTYTVSPSAGVTVSAGSVTAPAGSYTVTATSGTCTSPASASATVNAQPATPAQPTLSAVTQPTCSVSTGSFTIANHNPGYTYTISPSTGVTISGDAVTAPAGSYTLTATLGACTSVGSAGVTVNSQPSTPAQPTLGTVTQPTCTVTTGSFEITNYDPSYTYTVSPSAGVTVSGSTITAPAGTYSVTATSAAACSSPASASTTVDAQPTALAQPTIGTVTQPTCTVATGSFTIANYDATYSYAVSPSAGTSISGNTITVPTGSYTITATSGTCSSPASASVVITAPTVDLGGTVYEDNTLLSDGINGTELNGTSLGLYVTLFQGSTQIDVQPVDASGNYLFSGKPQGTYKLVLGTTSTGSAVKELPAGYYTLGEGGPVTAGVSAGDGTANGETSVTANCAGITYETLRVAADVSYLSNNFGLTTTPLPVTLISFEARLAEGKVNLTWKTASEKDFSHYELQRSHNSKDFVELVKIEGNSAGNYNYSDQNPITGTGYYRLKMVDNDGSFAYSRIRSVQNEENLRTVLFPNPVSDKLTIETADWTSVTGVELINSLGQTIREMKGSTLQNNLSMVSVNPGVYMIRISHKGGASELRKIVVVK, from the coding sequence ATGAAAAATCACTACACACATGGTCAAAATGATGAATCGTTTCTGGATCATTTTAACCCGTTGAAAACGGGGCATAATCGCAAACTATTTTCAGTATTTAACCTAAACCTGGTTGGTAAGCAAGGTTTGATTATCATGCTGGCAATGCTCTTTAGTACGGCAGGTTTCAGTGCCGACAGGTATATTAAATTCGGGTCAAGCGGAGGTGGGACAACGTGGACAGACGCCGCCAACCAGAGTAATCTGTCTGCCTTTGTGAATGCAGGTCATAACGTTTATGTGGCGGCTGGCACTTACACCGTTACGAATTTGCTTACCGGGGCTGGGCCTTTTTTTATAAGTGGAGGTTATCCCACCAACGCTACCGGCACCGATAAAACTGGGTATAACCCAACAGCGAATGTAACCACATTTAGCCCGAGTGGCAGCGCAAGGATTCTGGGAAGCCGAACTGGAACAAGTACGACTCTAACTGTATATGGTGTCAAATTTACCGGTGGCGTCGGATCGGGTGGCGGGGGAGTTTTGTCTTTGAACACAGCGGGAAGTGGAACCTCTGTAATTAAGTTTTATGATTGTACCGTAATTGGAAATTCATCAAGCGGGGGTACAACTCCGGGTGGTGCATTTAGGGTTTTAAGCCGTGTAGCGAATACTTCGGATAACATTCTGTTTAGCAATTGTTATTTTGAGAATAATATTGCGAATGGTACAACCAATGGAGGTGGCGCAATGGGGTTCCAGGCTGAAACTGGTACAACTCTGATCACTGATTGCAAGTTTGTCACCAATAAAGCATTGGGAAGTGGAAGCAGTGGTGGCGGAGCTATCCATGCAAGCAGCGGAATGAATTTTACCGTTACGAAAAGTTATTTCTGCGAGAATAGCACTTCAACCGGGACCGAGGGAGGAGCAATAAAAACCACTAATATGTCGCCTCCCAGTCTAATAAGCTTCTCAACTTTCAAAAACAATTCGAGTAACAACGGATTTGCACTATACACAGAGAGCACAGTTTTGAAGAGTATTACTACCTGGAACAATTTCCGTAATGGCACTGGTGCGGGAACACGTATTGAAGTTATCTCTAACGGTGATTTGACCGATAGCTTTTTGTACTATGACCAGAGTCAGTACAGCTATGTAGCAACCAGCAACACCTTTGATACGCAAACCAACCCGGCCAACGAACCCGGTCCTGTTGGAAGCTGCCCAACTGCAATCACCCCGGTATGCGTAACCCCATCCCAGCCAACCTTGGGAACTGTTACCCAGCCAACCTGTTTGTCAACGACCGGAAGTTTCAGCATTACCAACTATGATGCAGCGGTGACATATTCGGTATCACCGTCAACAGGCGTAACGGTTTCGGGAAGTGGTGTGGTAACGGCTCCGGCCGGGAGTTATACGGTCACTGCGGCTGATGGCGCCTGCGTTTCAAGTGCTTCTGCCAGCGTAACGGTCAATGCACAGCCAACAACTCTGGCCCAGCCCAAGTTAAGCCCGGTTACCCAGCCCACCTGCTCTGTAACAGCGGGCAGCTTTACGATCACCAATTATGATGCAAGCTACACTTACACCGTTTCGCCTTCTGCCGGTGTGACGGTTTCGGCAGGTTCGGTAACCGCTCCCGCAGGAAGTTATACGGTCACTGCCACTTCGGGGACCTGTACTTCACCCGCATCGGCGAGTGCAACGGTCAATGCCCAGCCGGCAACACCAGCACAACCCACGCTGAGCGCGGTGACGCAGCCGACCTGTTCGGTAAGTACGGGTAGTTTTACGATTGCGAATCACAATCCAGGCTATACATACACTATTTCGCCATCCACAGGCGTAACAATTTCCGGAGATGCAGTAACGGCACCCGCCGGAAGTTACACATTGACTGCGACTTTGGGAGCCTGCACCTCAGTGGGATCTGCGGGTGTAACCGTAAATTCGCAGCCATCAACGCCTGCACAGCCAACACTGGGAACGGTAACGCAGCCAACCTGTACAGTAACTACGGGGAGTTTTGAGATCACCAATTACGATCCTTCCTACACATACACCGTTTCTCCGTCAGCCGGGGTAACCGTTTCCGGGAGCACTATAACAGCACCAGCCGGAACATATTCAGTAACAGCCACATCCGCAGCAGCTTGCAGTTCACCTGCTTCTGCCAGCACAACCGTTGATGCACAGCCAACTGCATTGGCCCAGCCAACCATTGGTACTGTAACGCAGCCAACCTGCACAGTGGCAACAGGAAGTTTCACGATCGCAAACTACGATGCAACATACAGCTATGCAGTGTCACCATCTGCCGGAACCAGTATTTCGGGTAATACAATTACCGTTCCGACCGGATCCTATACCATTACCGCCACATCGGGAACCTGTTCTTCGCCGGCTTCTGCCAGTGTGGTTATCACTGCGCCAACAGTGGACCTTGGCGGAACAGTTTACGAAGACAACACATTACTTTCGGACGGTATCAACGGCACAGAGTTGAACGGAACGAGTTTGGGCCTTTATGTTACTTTGTTTCAGGGAAGCACACAAATTGATGTGCAGCCTGTGGATGCAAGCGGGAACTACCTGTTCAGCGGCAAACCACAGGGTACTTACAAACTCGTACTGGGGACCACTTCAACAGGGTCTGCGGTAAAAGAACTGCCGGCCGGCTATTACACATTAGGTGAGGGCGGCCCGGTAACAGCTGGTGTTTCGGCAGGGGACGGAACAGCAAACGGAGAGACATCTGTTACAGCCAATTGTGCCGGAATTACCTATGAAACGTTAAGGGTTGCTGCCGATGTGAGCTATCTGTCCAATAATTTCGGATTGACCACCACACCACTTCCTGTCACGCTCATCAGTTTCGAGGCCAGACTTGCCGAAGGAAAAGTAAATTTGACCTGGAAAACAGCGAGCGAAAAAGATTTCAGCCATTATGAACTGCAACGCAGCCACAATTCGAAAGATTTTGTAGAACTGGTCAAAATAGAAGGAAACAGTGCCGGCAATTACAATTATTCAGATCAAAACCCGATAACCGGGACAGGTTATTACCGCCTGAAAATGGTGGATAACGATGGCAGCTTCGCATACAGCCGGATCAGGAGCGTACAGAACGAAGAAAACCTCCGTACGGTTTTATTCCCTAACCCGGTCAGTGACAAACTAACGATTGAAACAGCTGACTGGACTTCGGTAACCGGAGTTGAGCTGATCAACAGCCTGGGCCAGACAATCCGTGAGATGAAAGGAAGTACCTTGCAAAACAACCTTAGTATGGTGAGTGTAAACCCGGGTGTATATATGATCAGAATATCCCATAAGGGTGGGGCTTCCGAGCTCCGCAAAATTGTTGTAGTGAAATAA
- a CDS encoding sensor histidine kinase, with protein sequence MVTYYHLGNYKKVIDYSDSIRSDRYIKTLLKTTPSADFWWEVYAALAQIKLGNTAIGLNLLGKLNVSLLKKEINQEVSHVLSEYFESKGEYKESLKHFKLYQAYKDSSNVIIQKGVVFEAEQKYSVAQKEVAIKDLETKNLQSQATMNKLLGLAILAILVAIILFLNNKRQQARRQIERQQLVDELTGMEKEMELDRIRLKTENEEAIISQRKIISKNMHDEVSGDWLAVQYHIADLKDKVKSEEALHALTDIEEDVREGYINAREFMHRLNETSSKEQYSTFSLLENLSLRFGPGSNLQIHTEVDKELEKKVTGSQNEELYKVVREAVTNCLKHSGATRVDIALYGKDHSVVIDIKDNGRGLSAKPGTGLGMTTMRERIEGLGGVLEVNFSGQGAHIHGSFPKAA encoded by the coding sequence ATGGTAACTTATTACCACCTTGGTAATTATAAAAAAGTAATCGATTATTCCGATTCTATCAGAAGTGATCGGTATATAAAGACTCTTCTTAAAACAACGCCATCGGCGGATTTCTGGTGGGAAGTTTATGCTGCGCTCGCGCAAATAAAATTGGGAAATACTGCCATAGGGTTAAATCTGTTAGGAAAACTTAACGTCTCCCTGCTAAAAAAGGAAATTAATCAAGAGGTAAGTCATGTATTATCCGAATACTTCGAATCCAAAGGAGAATATAAGGAATCGTTAAAACACTTCAAACTTTACCAGGCTTATAAGGATTCATCAAATGTGATTATTCAGAAAGGTGTTGTCTTCGAAGCCGAACAAAAATATTCCGTTGCTCAAAAAGAAGTAGCGATCAAAGATCTTGAAACCAAAAACCTGCAAAGCCAGGCAACGATGAATAAATTGTTGGGGCTGGCTATATTGGCTATACTGGTTGCCATAATTTTATTCCTGAACAACAAACGCCAGCAGGCACGGAGACAAATAGAACGACAGCAACTTGTGGACGAACTGACGGGTATGGAAAAGGAAATGGAGCTTGACCGGATTCGCCTGAAAACTGAAAATGAAGAAGCGATAATCAGTCAGCGTAAGATAATTTCCAAAAACATGCACGACGAAGTGAGCGGGGACTGGCTTGCTGTTCAGTACCACATAGCCGACCTCAAAGACAAGGTAAAAAGTGAAGAAGCATTGCATGCTTTAACTGACATTGAAGAGGATGTACGCGAGGGGTATATTAATGCCCGTGAGTTCATGCACAGGCTCAATGAAACAAGTTCGAAAGAGCAATACAGCACTTTCAGTCTTCTGGAAAATCTTTCACTTCGTTTCGGGCCGGGAAGTAATCTGCAAATCCATACGGAGGTAGATAAGGAGTTGGAAAAGAAAGTAACAGGTAGCCAGAATGAAGAATTATACAAGGTTGTCCGCGAGGCAGTAACCAATTGTCTCAAACACTCCGGTGCTACGCGTGTGGATATTGCGCTATATGGGAAAGATCATTCTGTGGTAATCGATATCAAAGATAATGGACGCGGACTTTCAGCAAAACCAGGAACAGGCCTGGGTATGACCACCATGCGGGAGCGTATTGAAGGATTGGGAGGTGTACTGGAAGTGAATTTTTCTGGACAAGGTGCACATATTCACGGATCTTTTCCAAAAGCCGCGTAA
- a CDS encoding GNAT family N-acetyltransferase, producing MDITIRNAAPRDLPSILEIINQAILTSTAIYDYEIRTLEEQTAWFEKMILDGMPVIVAEHDKKVLGYGSYNIFRPKIGYKFSVEHSIYLDDKSRGIGVGGKLLGSLIQRAKESGLHTMIAGIDAANRGSIEFHKKYGFIEKGYLREVGYKFDQWLDLVFMQLILEEEE from the coding sequence ATGGATATTACTATCAGAAATGCTGCTCCCCGTGATTTACCATCTATCTTAGAAATTATAAATCAAGCTATTCTTACCTCTACTGCCATTTACGATTACGAAATAAGAACCCTTGAAGAGCAAACTGCCTGGTTTGAGAAAATGATCCTGGACGGAATGCCGGTCATTGTGGCTGAGCATGACAAAAAAGTACTCGGGTATGGATCGTATAATATTTTTCGTCCTAAAATCGGTTATAAATTCAGTGTGGAGCATTCGATTTATCTGGATGACAAGTCAAGAGGGATCGGAGTGGGAGGGAAGCTGCTGGGAAGTTTGATACAACGTGCAAAAGAATCAGGATTGCATACAATGATTGCCGGAATAGACGCCGCAAATCGCGGAAGTATCGAATTTCATAAAAAATACGGTTTTATTGAAAAAGGCTATTTAAGAGAAGTTGGGTATAAATTTGATCAATGGCTAGATCTGGTATTTATGCAGTTAATACTGGAAGAAGAGGAGTAA
- a CDS encoding bile acid:sodium symporter family protein, whose product MNIYKLLSGVAVLLLLIALILSFTGNIHQAGPFFIGFFLCMAIGFRGFDKLKGFTYTTVIFSAVTTALYYPQYFQTVNGFKLATLITPLIQVIMFGMGTSMSFGDFVGVVKMPKGVFIGVVSHFMIMPTIGYTLASISGFPPEIAAGIILIGCSPNGMASNVISYLAKANLALSITITAISTMLAPIITPLLMSFLAGAFVDIDTWKMMKDIIYMVIIPIGAGLIFNKLFSGKAKWLDDAMPLVSMAGIAFIIVIITAAGRDSLLTIGPALLLLVLIHNLSGYTLGYWSGRLFKMSERDCRTIAIEVGMQNGGLASGIAKEMGKMATVGLAPAIFGPLMNITGSILASWWQGKPTGDEEVYVETGRAH is encoded by the coding sequence ATGAATATTTACAAGCTTCTGTCTGGTGTTGCGGTTTTACTTTTACTCATTGCACTCATCTTATCATTTACAGGAAATATCCATCAGGCCGGCCCGTTTTTCATCGGATTCTTTCTTTGCATGGCTATCGGCTTCCGCGGTTTCGATAAGCTAAAAGGTTTTACTTATACAACGGTCATATTTTCTGCAGTCACTACTGCACTCTATTATCCTCAGTATTTCCAAACCGTAAACGGTTTTAAACTTGCAACATTGATCACCCCGCTTATTCAGGTTATTATGTTCGGTATGGGAACGTCTATGAGTTTCGGTGACTTTGTTGGTGTTGTAAAAATGCCGAAAGGCGTATTTATTGGCGTTGTAAGCCATTTTATGATCATGCCCACAATCGGGTATACACTTGCAAGTATCAGCGGTTTCCCTCCTGAAATTGCCGCCGGAATTATCCTCATTGGCTGTTCTCCAAATGGCATGGCTTCCAATGTAATTTCTTATCTGGCGAAGGCGAATCTGGCACTTTCCATTACTATTACAGCCATATCCACTATGCTCGCTCCGATCATTACACCATTGTTAATGAGTTTCCTGGCAGGCGCTTTTGTAGATATAGACACATGGAAAATGATGAAGGACATTATTTACATGGTCATTATCCCGATTGGAGCCGGGCTGATTTTCAATAAATTATTCAGTGGAAAAGCGAAATGGCTGGATGATGCCATGCCTCTGGTGTCTATGGCCGGAATTGCATTTATCATTGTGATTATTACAGCAGCAGGAAGAGATAGTTTACTCACTATCGGCCCAGCTTTGCTCTTATTGGTGCTGATACATAATTTGTCTGGCTATACATTAGGTTACTGGTCAGGAAGATTATTTAAAATGAGCGAGAGGGATTGCCGGACTATTGCTATTGAAGTAGGCATGCAAAACGGCGGGCTTGCTTCCGGAATTGCAAAAGAGATGGGAAAAATGGCAACAGTTGGACTGGCACCGGCTATTTTTGGCCCGTTAATGAATATTACCGGATCAATACTTGCTTCCTGGTGGCAGGGAAAACCAACCGGTGACGAGGAGGTTTATGTGGAAACCGGACGGGCGCATTGA
- a CDS encoding RraA family protein, translating into MKNKILIACITIICVSFSKIQAQTISKEELIFLTSEWKGERFPDGRPKVPDDLIRRVKEIAIEEAWVVLQNEGYNCQFDGNWKMIHQDVPIAGRALTAQFMPSRPDLEKNIKERGAKNGRIGNTNSWPIDQLSKGDVYVADGFGKIAQGTLIGDNLGNSIFAKSGNGVIFDASSRDLEGLSKIEGFNAFVRDWDPSYLKDVVLTGLNTPIRIGRAIVLPGDLVLAKREGIIFIPAHLAEKVILTAEFIGIRDKFGIQMLKEQKYTPGQIDSQWSEKLKQDFMNWLDKNPKEIPMKRAELDEYMKKRTW; encoded by the coding sequence ATGAAAAATAAAATCCTGATTGCCTGTATTACTATTATTTGCGTCAGTTTTTCAAAAATCCAGGCGCAAACTATTTCAAAAGAAGAACTCATTTTTCTTACTTCTGAATGGAAAGGTGAACGTTTTCCGGATGGCAGGCCCAAGGTACCGGATGACCTGATCCGCCGGGTAAAAGAAATTGCTATTGAAGAAGCCTGGGTCGTTCTCCAGAATGAAGGTTATAACTGCCAGTTTGATGGCAACTGGAAAATGATTCATCAGGATGTTCCCATTGCCGGACGCGCATTAACTGCTCAGTTTATGCCATCGAGACCTGATTTAGAAAAAAATATTAAAGAACGCGGTGCAAAAAACGGCCGTATAGGCAACACCAATTCGTGGCCGATTGACCAGCTTTCAAAAGGCGATGTTTATGTGGCAGACGGTTTCGGAAAAATTGCTCAGGGAACATTGATCGGTGATAATCTGGGCAATTCTATTTTTGCCAAATCAGGGAACGGTGTCATTTTTGATGCCTCTTCACGCGACCTCGAAGGACTTTCTAAAATTGAAGGTTTTAATGCATTTGTGCGTGACTGGGATCCTTCTTATCTAAAAGATGTGGTTTTGACCGGACTGAACACGCCCATCAGAATCGGAAGGGCTATTGTGCTGCCGGGTGACCTGGTCCTGGCAAAAAGAGAAGGCATTATTTTCATACCGGCCCATCTCGCCGAAAAAGTAATACTTACTGCTGAATTTATCGGGATCAGGGATAAATTCGGCATTCAGATGCTCAAAGAACAAAAGTATACGCCAGGGCAAATCGACAGCCAATGGTCGGAGAAACTGAAACAGGATTTCATGAATTGGCTGGACAAAAACCCCAAAGAAATTCCTATGAAAAGAGCGGAACTGGATGAATACATGAAGAAAAGAACCTGGTAA
- a CDS encoding SusD/RagB family nutrient-binding outer membrane lipoprotein: MKKFLRLLYLAPLALFITSCDNGFEEMNVNPNASTEVVPGFLFTKAQLITVSTNYVGAAYLTIGGSMQHFATYKEVPAAGDKYFNYGYSVNSWALYGGDPVNSGAVIDIEQVIDAVSTAPADVNKLSAARIWRAYLYHRLTDLYGDIPYSDAGKALSDKNYTPKYDEQSAIYADMLKELEESLNAFDAAQATFGNADLMYGGDITKWKKFGYSLMLRLGMRLTEVDAAMAKTWVEKAIAGGIIVSDADVATIAYVDGSITASRNFIASGLMGTDYVTPGGDNVEGGKLAKTFIDYLKTTKDPRLNVVSIVWVPSADGKTFTADTTTALQKGMQNAAFNSLPADFNTYSEPNPATILKYNAPLVVMGNAEMNLLLAEAALRGWYSGSTAKATYEEAVKAGMKQWALFGSAGVISDAKINAYLIANPYKATGTVAEQMAQIHTQKWVSLFLEDEYEIFSNWRRTGYPNLTPTNYPGNLTGGKIPTRFVIPDSEGIYNAENFNEARTRQGGTNTLSSLVWWDK; this comes from the coding sequence ATGAAAAAGTTTTTAAGATTACTTTATCTGGCCCCGCTGGCCCTGTTTATAACTTCCTGCGATAATGGTTTTGAAGAAATGAATGTTAACCCGAATGCTTCTACGGAGGTTGTTCCAGGATTTCTGTTCACCAAAGCGCAGCTGATTACCGTAAGTACGAATTATGTAGGTGCGGCTTACCTTACGATTGGTGGTTCCATGCAGCATTTTGCGACATACAAAGAAGTGCCTGCAGCCGGTGACAAATATTTCAATTACGGCTACTCTGTAAACAGCTGGGCACTTTATGGAGGTGATCCTGTGAATTCGGGAGCGGTGATTGATATTGAACAGGTAATAGATGCGGTTTCCACGGCTCCTGCTGATGTAAACAAACTTTCGGCAGCACGTATCTGGCGTGCGTATTTGTATCACAGGCTTACCGATCTGTATGGTGATATTCCTTATTCGGATGCAGGAAAAGCACTTTCGGACAAAAATTATACGCCGAAATACGATGAACAATCAGCCATATATGCGGATATGCTGAAGGAGCTTGAAGAATCACTGAATGCTTTCGATGCGGCACAGGCTACTTTCGGAAATGCTGACCTGATGTATGGCGGAGATATTACCAAATGGAAAAAATTCGGTTATTCCCTGATGCTCCGGCTGGGTATGCGTTTGACAGAGGTAGATGCGGCCATGGCCAAAACCTGGGTTGAGAAAGCAATTGCAGGCGGAATAATCGTGAGCGATGCAGACGTGGCTACTATTGCTTATGTTGATGGTTCAATCACAGCAAGCAGGAATTTTATAGCGAGCGGGTTAATGGGAACAGACTATGTTACACCGGGCGGCGATAATGTAGAAGGCGGCAAACTGGCCAAAACCTTTATTGATTACCTGAAAACGACCAAAGATCCTCGTTTAAATGTAGTTTCTATTGTGTGGGTGCCGTCGGCGGATGGAAAAACATTTACTGCCGACACAACTACTGCTTTGCAAAAAGGCATGCAAAATGCTGCTTTCAATTCTTTACCCGCGGATTTCAATACTTATTCTGAGCCTAATCCGGCTACCATTTTGAAATACAACGCACCTTTGGTAGTAATGGGAAATGCTGAAATGAATTTACTTCTTGCAGAAGCTGCGTTAAGAGGCTGGTACAGCGGAAGTACGGCAAAAGCAACTTATGAGGAAGCGGTAAAAGCAGGTATGAAACAGTGGGCATTATTCGGAAGTGCAGGTGTGATTTCTGATGCTAAAATCAATGCATATCTGATTGCAAACCCATACAAGGCCACCGGAACTGTTGCTGAACAAATGGCGCAGATCCATACGCAAAAATGGGTATCCCTGTTTTTGGAAGATGAGTACGAGATTTTTTCCAACTGGCGTCGTACAGGTTATCCTAATTTAACGCCAACCAATTATCCGGGAAATCTGACTGGAGGTAAAATCCCTACCAGATTTGTGATCCCGGACTCGGAAGGAATTTACAATGCCGAAAATTTCAATGAAGCCAGAACACGGCAAGGTGGGACAAACACATTGTCCAGTCTGGTTTGGTGGGATAAATAA